The following coding sequences are from one Haploplasma axanthum window:
- a CDS encoding coenzyme F420-0:L-glutamate ligase, which translates to MKTTIARGIKTPIIKSGDDLATIVVDSVLRSSQENNYEFSDKDIIAITEAVVSISKNNYATIDDISLDVKNKFNGDHIGVVFPILSRNRFSILLRAFARVAKELTILLSYPFDEVGNGILDEDKLRELKINPYSDVISEEDYVKHFNNYIHPYTGVNMVKYYREICELENTKVNFIFSNNPSDIKKYTKNVIAADIHTRFKTKSLLKSDLEMTVYGLDDILTKPINNSGYNEKYGLLGSNTATKDKVKLFPNESRDLLNEIQKRMFEKTGKKLEVMIYGDGAFKDPSTGIWELADPVVSPSYTEGLVGSPNEIKLKFLIDNEFKNLRGQELEDAVARKIADKNNNLKGTDISLGTTPRLYTSLLGSLADLMSGSGDRGTPVVLIQNYF; encoded by the coding sequence ATGAAGACAACTATAGCAAGAGGAATTAAGACACCAATTATAAAATCGGGAGATGATTTAGCAACTATTGTTGTTGATTCAGTGTTAAGATCAAGTCAAGAAAATAACTATGAGTTTAGTGATAAAGATATTATTGCAATAACTGAGGCTGTTGTTAGTATTAGCAAGAATAATTATGCGACAATTGATGATATTAGCTTAGATGTTAAAAATAAGTTTAATGGAGATCACATAGGAGTTGTTTTTCCGATATTATCAAGAAATAGATTTTCAATTCTATTAAGAGCTTTTGCAAGAGTAGCAAAAGAATTAACAATTCTATTAAGCTATCCATTTGATGAAGTTGGTAATGGAATCTTAGATGAAGATAAGCTTCGTGAATTAAAAATTAATCCTTATAGTGATGTTATAAGTGAAGAAGACTATGTGAAACATTTTAATAATTATATTCATCCATATACAGGTGTTAATATGGTTAAGTATTATCGTGAGATATGTGAATTAGAAAATACAAAAGTTAATTTTATTTTTTCTAATAATCCAAGTGATATAAAAAAATATACAAAAAATGTTATTGCTGCAGATATTCATACAAGATTCAAAACAAAATCATTGTTAAAAAGTGATTTGGAGATGACTGTTTATGGACTAGATGATATTTTAACTAAGCCGATTAATAATAGTGGATATAATGAAAAATATGGTTTATTAGGTTCAAATACAGCAACAAAAGATAAAGTTAAATTATTTCCTAATGAATCTAGGGATTTATTAAATGAAATTCAAAAAAGAATGTTCGAAAAAACTGGTAAAAAACTAGAAGTTATGATTTATGGTGATGGAGCATTTAAAGATCCATCAACAGGAATTTGGGAATTAGCAGATCCTGTTGTTTCACCATCATATACTGAAGGTTTAGTTGGAAGTCCTAATGAAATAAAATTAAAGTTTTTAATTGATAATGAGTTTAAAAATTTAAGAGGACAAGAATTAGAAGATGCAGTAGCAAGAAAAATAGCAGATAAAAATAACAATTTAAAAGGTACAGATATTTCACTTGGAACAACACCAAGATTGTATACAAGTCTACTAGGTTCATTAGCTGATTTAATGAGTGGAAGTGGAGATCGTGGAACTCCGGTTGTTTTAATTCAAAACTATTTTTAA
- a CDS encoding DUF3307 domain-containing protein, which yields MSNIICLLGIIHVLGDFYFKSEKEEKIKYQFINLLILLMLSTVFLTVFGFEINLLIVLVINLLVHNFINIIKYGFKKKLDKSNQHEKLAYCLDQLLHIVTIFILAAIFKDKISFSSNWATHTAKIQKFFPLMLAVLLNGKPANKTFKILFSNFKPKDENDNIDEQSVGRWIGTLERLIIMLLFIMGEIGSVALIIAAKTLTRYKKITDDVEFAEYYLLGTLYSLGYSFIVALLLLRGVQI from the coding sequence ATGAGTAATATTATTTGCTTGTTGGGAATAATTCATGTTTTGGGAGATTTTTATTTTAAATCAGAAAAAGAAGAAAAGATTAAATATCAATTTATAAATTTGTTGATTTTATTGATGTTAAGCACTGTTTTTTTAACTGTCTTTGGATTTGAAATAAATTTATTAATAGTTTTAGTAATCAATTTGTTGGTACATAACTTCATTAATATTATTAAATATGGTTTTAAGAAAAAGTTAGATAAAAGTAATCAACATGAAAAACTTGCTTATTGTCTTGATCAGTTACTTCATATAGTAACAATTTTTATATTAGCAGCAATCTTTAAAGATAAAATCTCTTTTAGTAGCAATTGGGCTACTCACACAGCAAAAATTCAAAAATTTTTTCCGTTGATGCTTGCTGTTCTTTTGAATGGAAAACCTGCAAATAAAACATTTAAAATCTTGTTTAGTAATTTCAAACCTAAAGATGAAAATGACAATATTGATGAGCAAAGTGTGGGTAGATGGATTGGAACATTAGAAAGATTAATTATAATGTTGTTGTTTATTATGGGAGAAATTGGCTCGGTTGCATTAATCATTGCAGCTAAAACACTAACTAGATATAAAAAAATAACGGATGATGTTGAATTTGCCGAGTATTATTTGTTAGGAACTTTGTATAGTTTAGGATATTCATTTATCGTTGCATTATTATTATTGAGGGGGGTTCAAATATGA
- a CDS encoding GNAT family N-acetyltransferase — METERLILRPVSHSDINDIFKYFDSKVTKYMYPRPSKTIEEVRTIVDSMILQRESKTDYIYSILKKSTNEFIGLVGLHNLKNVTPEVGLWTKLESHGNHYGREAASRVIQYAKELGYKKLVYPVDKRNIASKKIPLFFNAKVIKEEIKKNRSGDTLDIEVYEIVL; from the coding sequence ATGGAAACAGAGAGATTAATATTAAGACCAGTTAGTCATAGTGATATTAACGATATTTTTAAATATTTTGATTCGAAAGTTACTAAGTATATGTATCCAAGACCATCTAAAACGATTGAAGAAGTGAGAACAATTGTTGATTCAATGATTTTACAAAGAGAAAGTAAAACAGATTATATTTACTCAATTCTAAAAAAATCGACAAATGAGTTTATTGGTTTAGTTGGACTACATAATTTAAAAAATGTAACTCCTGAAGTTGGACTTTGGACAAAACTAGAATCTCATGGTAATCATTATGGAAGAGAGGCCGCTTCAAGAGTAATTCAATATGCAAAAGAATTAGGATATAAGAAACTTGTTTACCCGGTTGATAAAAGAAATATTGCTAGTAAGAAAATACCTTTATTTTTTAATGCGAAAGTTATTAAAGAGGAAATAAAGAAAAACCGAAGTGGCGATACTTTAGATATTGAAGTATATGAAATAGTCTTATAG
- a CDS encoding zinc ribbon domain-containing protein, with protein MKTKDVIKSLRINKKVSQKELAEKLFVTRQAVSRWENGLASPNLETLKELSNYFNVSINLLLDADTKLICQCCGMPLEEIDHLSREKNGNLNDKYCKWCYTDGEYIYKTFDEIMDFLVPHIASFSNEREEDIRNYLNKSLPNLEYWSDKNAKTNK; from the coding sequence ATGAAAACAAAAGACGTAATAAAAAGTTTAAGAATTAATAAAAAAGTTTCACAAAAAGAGTTGGCTGAAAAACTATTTGTTACAAGGCAAGCAGTTAGTAGATGGGAAAATGGTTTAGCAAGTCCTAACTTAGAAACACTAAAAGAACTATCAAATTATTTTAATGTTTCGATAAATCTTTTATTAGATGCAGATACTAAACTTATTTGTCAATGTTGTGGAATGCCTCTAGAAGAAATAGATCACCTTAGTAGAGAGAAAAATGGTAATCTTAATGATAAGTATTGTAAGTGGTGTTATACAGATGGTGAGTATATTTATAAAACATTTGATGAAATAATGGATTTTTTAGTTCCTCATATAGCAAGTTTTTCAAATGAAAGAGAAGAAGATATTAGAAATTATTTAAATAAAAGTTTACCAAATTTAGAATATTGGAGTGATAAAAATGCCAAGACCAACAAATAA
- a CDS encoding DUF998 domain-containing protein, whose translation MKRKLKVLALLGLVLYFMHVILGNILNHGYNPLKQAVSDLTADGASNVILIRLITFLSGLLFSVCLIVLSLKIRKKGIIGFACMQCVSTIGYLIFPLSNKGDYKDIGHLVVTGIVVLLSIVSIILVYLDERKINKKFSIFSLVVLLVMFLGAMFSNILSDSYFGVAERFTVYSVIIYMYILVVYYSKKIKNG comes from the coding sequence ATGAAGCGAAAATTGAAAGTCTTGGCGTTATTAGGTTTAGTATTGTATTTTATGCATGTTATACTAGGAAACATCTTAAATCATGGTTATAATCCCTTAAAACAAGCTGTAAGTGATCTAACAGCAGATGGAGCAAGCAATGTTATTCTAATTAGATTAATAACATTCTTAAGTGGTTTGTTATTCTCAGTTTGTTTAATAGTATTGAGTCTTAAAATAAGAAAAAAAGGAATAATTGGATTTGCATGTATGCAGTGTGTATCAACAATTGGATATTTAATTTTTCCATTATCTAATAAAGGAGATTACAAAGATATCGGACACCTTGTTGTTACAGGAATAGTTGTTTTATTATCAATAGTGTCAATTATATTAGTATACTTAGATGAAAGAAAAATTAATAAGAAGTTTAGTATATTTAGTTTAGTTGTTTTATTAGTTATGTTTTTGGGAGCAATGTTCTCAAATATTCTTTCAGATAGTTATTTTGGAGTTGCAGAGAGATTTACTGTATATAGTGTTATTATATATATGTACATATTAGTTGTTTATTATTCTAAAAAGATAAAGAATGGGTGA
- a CDS encoding DNA-3-methyladenine glycosylase I: protein MNIERCSWANTSEYEMKYHDNEWGVPTYDDKVLFEFLILEGQQAGLSWQTILKRREGMREAYYNFDPERLITLTDVDIEKLLKDNRIIKNRLKVNSVVNNAKCYFKVIEEYGSLSNFLWSFVDGKPVVNHYKTISEVPASTQLSDQISKELKKIGFKFVGSTIIYAFMQAVGMVNDHLISCFRHSEV, encoded by the coding sequence ATGAATATAGAAAGATGTAGTTGGGCAAATACAAGTGAATATGAAATGAAGTATCATGATAATGAATGGGGAGTTCCAACTTATGATGATAAGGTTTTATTTGAGTTTTTAATATTGGAAGGACAACAAGCTGGATTAAGTTGGCAAACAATCTTAAAAAGAAGAGAAGGAATGAGAGAAGCTTACTATAATTTTGATCCTGAAAGATTAATAACATTAACTGATGTTGATATTGAAAAACTATTAAAAGATAATCGAATTATTAAGAATAGACTTAAGGTTAATAGTGTTGTTAATAATGCTAAATGTTATTTTAAAGTTATTGAAGAGTATGGAAGTCTTTCAAATTTTCTTTGGAGTTTTGTTGATGGAAAACCGGTAGTTAATCATTATAAAACTATATCCGAGGTTCCTGCTAGTACGCAATTATCAGATCAAATAAGTAAAGAATTAAAGAAAATTGGTTTTAAGTTTGTTGGTTCAACAATAATCTATGCGTTTATGCAAGCAGTTGGTATGGTAAATGATCATTTGATTTCTTGTTTTAGACACAGCGAGGTTTGA
- a CDS encoding alpha/beta hydrolase, which produces MAFFEGNIFSHELDLNVQIAVIIPEGIKKQENINVLFLLHGYNGSHMDWVRLAGIEKLANERRLAVVMPAATNSYYTNMKYGLNYFNYMATELPKKIGELFNLNLTKDNTYIAGLSMGGYGALKIALTYPERFKGVASLSGAVNVLRMFDIHENSNRKDLFKGIFGSREDAYSNEDIDLYKIIKRKKPENLDILFMCGKDDFLYQDNKKFDLFLKNNNIEHTFIENEGNHNWDYWSENIKLVLKHFFDKKGE; this is translated from the coding sequence ATGGCATTCTTTGAAGGAAATATATTTAGTCATGAATTAGATTTAAATGTTCAAATAGCAGTTATAATCCCTGAAGGAATAAAAAAACAAGAAAATATTAATGTTTTATTTCTTTTACATGGATATAATGGTTCGCATATGGATTGGGTAAGACTTGCAGGGATTGAAAAGCTAGCAAATGAAAGAAGACTTGCTGTTGTTATGCCTGCTGCTACTAATAGTTATTATACTAATATGAAATATGGTTTAAACTATTTCAATTATATGGCTACTGAGTTACCTAAAAAAATTGGTGAATTATTTAATTTGAATTTAACTAAAGATAATACCTATATTGCAGGATTATCTATGGGTGGCTATGGTGCTTTAAAAATTGCATTAACATATCCAGAGAGATTTAAAGGGGTTGCTTCTTTATCAGGTGCTGTTAATGTTCTTAGAATGTTTGATATTCACGAGAATAGTAATAGAAAAGATTTATTTAAAGGAATATTTGGTAGTAGAGAAGATGCATATAGTAATGAAGATATTGATTTATACAAAATAATAAAGCGTAAGAAACCAGAGAATTTAGATATATTATTTATGTGTGGTAAAGATGATTTTCTTTATCAAGATAATAAGAAATTTGATTTATTTTTGAAAAATAATAATATTGAACATACATTTATTGAAAATGAAGGTAATCATAATTGGGATTATTGGAGTGAAAATATTAAACTAGTTTTAAAACATTTTTTTGACAAAAAAGGAGAATAA
- a CDS encoding IS110 family RNA-guided transposase yields MFHVGIDISKFKHDCFIATNAGDTVLSFTFNNDHEGFQTLKKELVALGDKTQIKIGLESTGHYGINLKSFLSKLGYTYLEFNPQLTNKFSKATSLRKTKTDKIDAKLISSMLGHFDYKTLHTSFYHENDLKELVRLRENYLESRSRELVRLTNILDKVFPEFKPFFNNILGKTPLYILKKFKTKEKIANLNNDHYDTLRKMSMGKLSYPRFSNLRHLAKVSVGISSKIYESLIPMIVDNYYHLTELINQLDEQITILYNDTDSLIHTIPGIGIITAASIYAEIGNINRFTNSGQIIAYAGLDVSVSQSGTQEHQGKIVKRGSSLLRKKLYNYALLSLRFIPQFHDYYHNKKTLGKHHKVVLTHICRKLIRIIFHIQINKTPFDLNKIK; encoded by the coding sequence ATGTTCCATGTAGGAATAGATATCTCAAAATTTAAACACGACTGCTTTATAGCTACTAATGCAGGCGATACGGTTTTGTCATTTACATTTAATAATGACCATGAAGGATTCCAAACTCTAAAAAAAGAGTTAGTAGCACTAGGTGATAAAACCCAAATAAAAATAGGGTTAGAATCAACTGGACACTACGGAATCAATTTAAAATCATTTTTATCTAAGTTAGGATATACCTACTTAGAGTTCAATCCTCAATTAACGAATAAGTTTTCGAAGGCTACCTCGTTAAGAAAGACTAAAACTGATAAAATTGACGCTAAATTAATATCAAGTATGTTAGGTCACTTTGATTACAAAACCCTACATACATCATTTTATCATGAAAATGATTTAAAAGAATTAGTTAGACTAAGAGAAAATTATCTTGAGTCTAGAAGCAGGGAGTTAGTAAGACTCACTAACATCCTTGATAAGGTATTCCCAGAATTTAAACCTTTTTTTAACAATATATTAGGTAAAACCCCTTTATATATCTTGAAAAAGTTTAAAACTAAGGAAAAGATTGCAAATCTTAATAATGACCATTATGATACTTTAAGGAAAATGTCAATGGGTAAACTTAGTTATCCTAGGTTTTCTAATCTAAGACATTTAGCTAAAGTATCGGTTGGTATATCTAGTAAAATCTATGAATCCTTGATTCCCATGATTGTAGATAACTATTATCATTTAACAGAGCTTATAAACCAATTAGATGAACAAATAACAATTTTGTACAACGATACCGATTCCTTAATTCACACTATTCCAGGTATTGGAATAATCACTGCCGCTTCTATTTATGCAGAAATCGGTAATATCAATCGTTTCACTAATTCCGGACAAATAATAGCTTATGCTGGATTAGATGTTAGTGTTAGTCAATCAGGTACACAGGAACATCAGGGTAAAATTGTTAAACGAGGTTCTTCTTTACTTAGAAAGAAACTTTATAACTATGCTCTTTTAAGTTTAAGATTCATTCCACAATTTCATGACTACTATCATAACAAGAAAACATTAGGTAAACATCATAAAGTGGTTTTAACACATATTTGCAGAAAATTAATCCGCATTATTTTTCACATTCAAATTAATAAAACACCATTTGATTTAAATAAGATTAAGTAA
- a CDS encoding ClbS/DfsB family four-helix bundle protein codes for MPRPTNKEELLLQANTNYQLLVDLINSFSNDDINKEFQFEDRDKNIRDVIAHLHEWHNMVESWYNIGTIQMKEPIIPGVGYTWRTLPNLNFEIWKKYQDVELELLMKKFQQSHNEIIEIIKKHSDSELFEKKYYKWTKSSNLAAYFIGNTSAHYTWAINKIKKQKKALKISEK; via the coding sequence ATGCCAAGACCAACAAATAAAGAAGAATTGCTTTTACAAGCTAACACTAATTATCAATTATTAGTTGATCTTATTAATTCTTTTTCAAATGATGACATAAATAAAGAGTTTCAATTTGAAGACCGCGATAAGAATATTAGAGATGTTATTGCTCATTTGCATGAGTGGCATAATATGGTTGAAAGTTGGTATAATATTGGAACAATCCAAATGAAAGAACCAATTATTCCCGGTGTTGGTTATACATGGAGAACATTACCTAATTTAAATTTTGAAATATGGAAGAAGTATCAAGATGTAGAATTAGAATTATTAATGAAGAAGTTTCAACAATCACATAATGAAATAATCGAAATAATAAAAAAACATAGTGATTCAGAGTTGTTTGAAAAGAAGTATTATAAATGGACTAAAAGTTCAAACCTTGCTGCATATTTTATTGGAAATACTTCTGCACATTACACATGGGCAATAAATAAAATTAAAAAACAAAAGAAAGCACTTAAGATAAGTGAAAAGTAG
- a CDS encoding SatD family protein yields MNKYIAIICDIKNSKQNLDRYKLQIKLETILDEINSEYDQDIKMRFTITLGDEFQVLLSSTANIFEMIYKIKLKLKDVEIRVGIGIGNLETSIKNTTNSFGTDGPVWWNAREMVESLKKKNEKSLRNQSSIKIKGLNNKNIEDLVNHTFVILNLIETKFTKSQKEIIDKTINLYGFSLDFTQTELAMKINEDIKRVNKILNNAKYYDFINTFKYITKLIEMEMTE; encoded by the coding sequence ATGAATAAATATATAGCTATCATTTGTGATATAAAAAACTCGAAACAAAATCTTGATAGATATAAGCTGCAAATAAAGTTAGAAACAATTTTAGATGAAATTAATTCTGAATATGATCAAGATATAAAGATGAGGTTTACAATAACATTGGGCGATGAATTTCAAGTTCTACTATCTTCAACCGCTAATATATTTGAAATGATCTATAAAATAAAATTAAAGTTAAAAGATGTGGAGATTAGAGTAGGCATAGGAATAGGTAATCTTGAAACGAGCATTAAAAACACGACTAATTCATTTGGTACTGATGGGCCAGTTTGGTGGAATGCACGTGAAATGGTTGAAAGTTTAAAGAAGAAAAATGAAAAAAGTCTTCGAAATCAAAGCAGTATAAAAATTAAAGGGTTGAATAATAAGAATATCGAAGACTTAGTTAATCATACTTTTGTTATATTGAATTTAATTGAAACAAAGTTTACTAAAAGTCAAAAAGAAATAATTGATAAGACAATTAACCTTTATGGGTTTAGTTTAGATTTTACTCAAACAGAATTAGCAATGAAAATAAATGAAGATATAAAAAGAGTTAATAAAATCTTAAATAATGCAAAATATTATGATTTTATAAATACATTTAAATATATAACAAAATTAATAGAAATGGAGATGACTGAATGA
- a CDS encoding DegV family protein, protein MKIKVATTSTGCLDYYNEPHDIDIVRIKLLCDGKELLDGKDITADEFYERLRTNPEWVPKTSQPSIGEMVEYFEDLANRGYTHVFVTTISSLLSGTYNSLYQASQIVADKIDVTVYDTKTVCFSEGYFALQAKKMFELGMGIGQVIEKLDHMKENNTIFFAVDSLTQLVNNGRLSGAKAFFGKLLKIKPILQVQGTGEIVAVEKTRNIKKALKKIADNVKEYTKGREFFAHILYAGDSELKDYFLEILKDELGIENLYEAPSTPVVGAHIGPDVIGIGIFLE, encoded by the coding sequence ATGAAGATAAAAGTAGCAACGACATCAACAGGATGTTTAGATTATTATAATGAACCACATGATATTGATATTGTTAGAATAAAATTATTATGTGATGGAAAAGAATTATTAGATGGAAAAGACATAACTGCTGATGAGTTCTATGAAAGATTAAGAACTAATCCTGAGTGGGTTCCAAAAACAAGTCAACCATCGATTGGTGAAATGGTTGAGTATTTTGAAGATCTTGCAAATAGGGGATATACACATGTTTTTGTAACAACAATTTCAAGTTTATTAAGTGGGACATATAATTCTTTATATCAAGCTAGTCAAATAGTTGCTGATAAAATTGATGTTACTGTTTATGATACTAAGACTGTTTGTTTCTCTGAGGGGTATTTTGCTTTGCAAGCTAAGAAAATGTTTGAACTTGGAATGGGAATAGGTCAAGTAATTGAAAAACTTGATCACATGAAAGAAAATAATACAATATTTTTTGCAGTAGATTCATTAACACAATTAGTGAATAATGGTAGACTCTCAGGTGCGAAAGCTTTTTTTGGGAAATTATTAAAGATAAAGCCAATTCTTCAAGTTCAAGGTACTGGAGAAATTGTTGCAGTAGAAAAAACTAGGAATATAAAAAAAGCGCTAAAGAAAATTGCTGATAATGTTAAAGAATATACTAAAGGAAGAGAGTTTTTTGCACATATTTTATATGCAGGTGATTCTGAATTAAAGGATTATTTTTTAGAAATTTTAAAAGATGAATTAGGAATAGAAAATCTTTATGAGGCGCCATCAACACCTGTTGTTGGAGCACATATTGGTCCAGATGTTATTGGTATTGGAATATTCTTAGAGTAA
- a CDS encoding AEC family transporter encodes MEVIKNLLSSQSFLGAIFSTIFIIGLGYYLRKKNKVSDQTAKGLTAVLMTVSLPALAFKSFMTDNKGQGLDAVKVLVFGFVAYLILIGLSFLFKFKYKGDKLKVVRNLTIFGSTTFFGIPIISGFSSQFPNGVLYANLFNIAYRVFLYSYCYIALSGMKFEKKNLKQILLNPIIIATFVGLLIWVTQGISPKTTIGENTYSIFRLDKTAPWFMQGVGYLAALASPLAWLAIGMTLAKISLKDASRDKDVWIYVAIKQVIVPAIFLGIVLALRAVNLLPTDASVAFSIIIMLATPPATVAVGYAISFDKEPVFASNASLVSTVVSVFALIVWIFILNLV; translated from the coding sequence ATGGAAGTAATAAAGAATTTATTGTCTAGCCAAAGTTTTCTAGGAGCAATTTTTTCAACAATTTTTATAATTGGACTTGGTTACTACTTAAGAAAGAAAAACAAGGTTAGCGATCAAACTGCAAAAGGATTAACTGCAGTGTTGATGACAGTATCATTGCCAGCGTTGGCATTTAAATCATTTATGACTGATAACAAAGGACAAGGACTAGACGCAGTAAAAGTTTTAGTATTTGGATTTGTAGCATATTTAATATTAATTGGACTTAGTTTCTTGTTTAAGTTTAAATATAAAGGTGATAAACTTAAGGTTGTTAGAAATCTAACAATTTTTGGATCAACAACATTTTTTGGAATTCCGATTATTTCAGGATTTTCATCACAATTTCCAAATGGTGTTTTATATGCAAACCTTTTTAATATTGCATATAGAGTATTCTTATATTCATATTGCTATATTGCATTATCAGGAATGAAATTTGAAAAGAAGAATTTAAAACAAATCTTATTGAATCCAATTATTATTGCAACATTTGTTGGCTTATTAATTTGGGTAACACAAGGTATTTCTCCAAAAACAACAATTGGTGAAAATACTTATTCAATCTTTAGATTAGATAAGACTGCTCCATGGTTTATGCAAGGTGTAGGTTACTTAGCAGCACTTGCTTCGCCACTTGCATGGCTTGCAATTGGTATGACACTTGCTAAGATTTCATTGAAAGATGCTTCACGTGATAAAGATGTTTGGATTTATGTTGCTATTAAGCAAGTAATTGTTCCAGCAATATTCCTTGGAATCGTATTAGCGTTAAGAGCAGTTAATTTACTACCTACTGATGCTTCAGTTGCTTTTTCAATTATCATAATGTTAGCAACACCACCAGCAACAGTAGCAGTTGGATATGCAATTAGTTTTGACAAAGAACCGGTATTTGCATCAAATGCATCGCTTGTATCAACTGTTGTTTCGGTATTTGCCCTTATTGTTTGGATATTCATTTTGAATTTAGTTTAA
- a CDS encoding 2-hydroxyacid dehydrogenase, producing MKLVCYGVRAVEKPVFEELNKKFNYDLVLTDKMLNDETVHLAKGCEAVMLRANCPADRKNLEIYKNYGVKYVLTRTVGYNHIDLEAAKELGLKVAYIPFYSPNAIAELALTLSLSLARHTTYMTNRSKDNNFLIDSFMFSKEIRKSTVGIIGLGRIGFTAAQLFKGVGANVIGYDVVAKDYLGDVCKQVDLDTLLKESDIISVHMPYIKGVNEEFINKGLVDKMKDNVILVNTSRGEIQNINDILDAVENGKIQGFATDVLQGEAKYFNKDLSKSTPDELQKRFNKLYPRVLVTPHIGSYTDEAVANMVEYSYENLKEFIEKGTSKNQLV from the coding sequence ATGAAATTAGTATGTTATGGTGTAAGAGCTGTTGAAAAGCCAGTTTTTGAAGAATTAAATAAAAAATTTAATTATGATTTAGTATTAACAGATAAGATGTTGAATGATGAAACAGTTCATTTAGCTAAAGGTTGTGAAGCAGTAATGTTAAGAGCAAACTGTCCAGCAGATAGAAAGAATCTTGAAATTTATAAAAATTATGGTGTGAAATATGTTTTAACAAGAACAGTTGGATATAATCACATCGATTTAGAAGCTGCAAAAGAATTAGGATTAAAAGTAGCATATATTCCTTTTTATTCACCTAATGCGATTGCTGAATTAGCATTAACTCTTTCATTATCATTAGCAAGACATACAACATATATGACAAATCGTTCAAAGGATAATAATTTTCTAATTGATTCATTTATGTTTAGTAAAGAAATCAGAAAATCAACCGTAGGAATTATTGGACTAGGAAGAATTGGATTTACAGCTGCTCAATTATTTAAAGGTGTTGGAGCAAATGTTATTGGATATGATGTTGTTGCTAAAGACTATTTAGGTGATGTTTGTAAACAAGTTGATTTAGATACTTTATTAAAAGAATCTGATATTATCTCTGTTCATATGCCTTATATTAAAGGAGTTAATGAAGAGTTTATTAATAAAGGATTAGTTGATAAAATGAAAGATAACGTAATTTTAGTTAATACTTCACGTGGAGAAATTCAAAATATTAATGATATCCTAGATGCAGTTGAAAATGGTAAAATTCAAGGATTTGCAACTGATGTTTTACAAGGAGAAGCAAAATATTTTAATAAAGATTTAAGTAAGAGTACTCCAGATGAATTACAAAAAAGATTTAATAAATTATATCCAAGAGTATTAGTAACACCTCATATTGGTTCTTATACTGATGAAGCAGTTGCTAATATGGTTGAGTATTCGTATGAAAACTTGAAAGAGTTCATTGAAAAAGGAACTTCAAAAAATCAACTAGTATAA